The genomic window CACCAGGTGTTCTAGTAATGTTATAACGTTTAATGTTGTAACAAGGTTCTAACGATGTTCCACCAGGTGTTCTAGTAATGTTGTAACGTTTAATGTTTTAACAAGGTTCTAACGATGTTCCTCCAGGTGTTCTAGTAATGTTGTAACAAGGTTCTAACAATGTTTGTTTTAACAAGGTTCTAACAATGTTCCTCCAGGCGTGCCACTGTCCGTCCGACGGAGGTCAGCTGATGTGCTACCCTGTCCCAGACTGTGATCCCAGCAACCCTGGTGACCCTCACAAACCCATGCTGGCCACCATACAGGAGGGTCACCCTGGACACCCTACATATCCCACTATCCgtccctacctcacacaggacaaactgagagagacggagagagacagacatgctAAACccccctacctcacacaggacaaactgagagagacggagagagacagacatactaAACCCCCCTACAACACACAGGAGACACAGGCTATAGGTGTACCCCTCTACAACCGTCCTCCATACCCTTTCAACGGGCCAAAACGACCACCATCCAACAGCCCACACGTCCTCCCGTTCCCGTTCGATGCCCCTATTCCCTCACACCACCTGCCCCTGTTCAAACCAGACCACATGACTGAGGATAGGGACTATGACTACCTTACTACAGACGCATCAGAACCCCCTGTGAAGGATCTGGCCTTCCCTACGccgtcctcctctctcatctctgtctccTACCCTGGGACACGGGAAACACAGCCGCGCCACGACAGGGGTAATAGTAAGAGCTACGATAAGCCTAATGATTGGGCTGATAACGGCTACGGTAGCGAGGGATATGATAGTAGAGATAAGCATGAGTTGAGGGAGATATATGGAGTCCATGAGCCAACCACGGACAGTATGGTTACAGACAGAGTAGGACTGAGAGACAGGctagggcagacagacaggctagggcagacagacaggctagggcagacagacaggctagggcagacagacagatcgacagagacagacagatctcAGCGTATAGGTAGGGTGAAGCTGACAGACAAGCTGAAGAAAACAGACAGGTTGATGACATTTGAACTTTACAAGGCCATCACAGACGGGTTCGGAGAGACAGGCAGCCCAGTTACTGACAGCCCAGTGACAGCAGAACAGACCACTTCTAGCCAGCTTGAAGACATCACAGTAGAAACCACCTCGACCTGGAACAGACCCTCGGAGAGCCAGATTCACCCTCACTCTCAAGGGGCCAGGGCTGGGGATGCACTGGAGAGctgggatagagggatggagggggagcaggaggaagaggaggaggaggaggagagagtagattCATTGGAGAATACCACAGGACCTGGGTGGAGAGACGTGTCTTATGATGTAGATTTGGATaaaaaggggaggagaggaggaggagaggaggagagagaaaggagagaagaagagagagagaagagtaccCCTAGCAACCATGTGAAGGTTGCAGGTGTCAGAGAACCTGGAAGTCACCAGGACAACACTGCAGTAGAACACAGTACTACATCCCCCAGAAGGAATCAGGACCACACTGCAGTAGAACACAGTACTACATCCCCCAGGAGTCACCAGGACAAcactacagtagaacacagtactACATCCCCCAGAAGGAATCAGGACAAcactacagtagaacacagtactACATCCCCCAGAAGGAATCAGGACCAcactacagtagaacacagtactACATCCCCCAGAAGGAATCAGGACAAcactacagtagaacacagtactACATCCCCCAGAAGGAATCAGGACCACACCACCCACAGGAAGCCTCACCACCGCACCTTGACTAGGAAGCCTGACCACTACACAACCCCCAAGGAGTATGAGGTCCACACAGACAGAACTATATATCCAAGACTGCCTGACCACCACACAGTCAGAACTACAACTCCAAGAGAGCTTGATGTCCACACCGACAGAACTACAATCCCAAGACAAGCTGAGCACCATAGCCTCAACAGACAGCCGGATCACCATACCCTGACCAGGAAGCCTGACCCCCATGCAGTCAGAACTACAACTCCCAGAGAGCTGAACCACCACACAACCCACAGACAGCCTGATCCCCATCACCCAGCTCCCAGGGACCCAGAGCAGCACCATACTCCTCCCAGGGTGAGATTCAGCCCAACCAGCCAGCCTTCTCTCAGGGTATCAGCTGACCTAGGTCACTACGGAAGTGAGCCTCTCCACAAGCAGTCCCAGACGCTATTCAACCTGCAGAGCAATGATGCGGAGGACcatgagaaggaggaggaggagaggggatatgTTCCAGTCTTTCTCCCAAAGACTCAGGAGGGTGAGTAAAACACTTGACTGAACCTGGACGTTCTTGACTGAACCTGGACGTTCTTGACTGAACCTGGAAGTTCTTTATTGTTTAGTATCTGGAAGCTGAGTGGGTTGAAAGCGCCATAGTTTTAAAGTTAAATGAGTGGCCAGGTTCATAATGTGGACAAAGATCCAGGTGTTTCTGTTGGCAGCTGTATGTCTGGTCCAGGTGTTTCTGTTGGCAGCTGTATGTCTGGTCCAGGTGTTTCTGTTGAGGCAGCTGTATGTCTGGTCCAGGTGTTTCTGTTGGCAGCAGTATGTCTGGTCCAGGTGTTTCTGTTGGCAGCTGTATGTCTGGTCCAGGTGTTTCTGTAGGCAGCTGTATGTCTGGTCCAGGTGTTTCTGTTGATTCAGCTGTGTGTCTGGTCCAGGTGTTTCTGTTGGCAGCTGTATGTCTGGTCCAGGTGTTTCTGTTGGCAGCTGTATGTCTGGTCCAGGTGTTTCTGTTGGCAGCTGTATGTCTGGTCCAGGTGTTTCTGTTGGCAGCTGTATGTCTTTTCCAGGTGTTTCTGTTGAGGCAGCTGTGTGTCTGGTCCAGGTGTTTCTGTTGAGGCAGCTTTGTGTCTGGTCCAGGTGTTTCTGTTGGCAGCTGTATGTGTGGTGTTTCTGTTGGCAGCTGTATGTCTGGTCCAGGTGTTTCTGTTGGCAGCTGTATGTCTGGTCCAGGTGTTTCTGTTGGCAGCTGTATGTCTGGTCCAGGTGTTTCTGTAGGCAGCTGTGTGTCTGGTCCAGGTGTTTCTGTAGGCAGCTGTGTGTCTGGTCCAGGTGTTTCTGTTGCGGCAGCTGTATGTCTGGTCCAGGTGTTTCTGTTGGCAGCTGTATGTCTGGTCCAGGTGTTTCTGTTGGCAGCTGTATGTCTGGTCCAGGTGTTTCTGTTGGCAGTTGTATGTCTGGTCCAGGTGTTTCTGTTGAGGCAGCTTTATGTCTGGTCCAGGTGTTTCTGTTGAGGCAGCTGTATGTCTGGTCCAGGTGTTTCTGTAGGCAGCTGTGTGTCTGGTCCAGGTGTTTCTGTTGGCAGCTGTGTGTCTGGTCCAGGTGTTTCTGTTGGCAGCTGTGTGTCTGGTCCAGGTGTTTATGTTGGCAGCTTTATGTCTGGTCCAGGTGTTTCTGTAGGCAGCTGTGTGTCTGGTCCAGGTGTTTCTGTAGGCAGCTGTGTGTCTGGTCCAGGTGTTTCTGTTGGCAGCTTTATGTCTGGTCCAGGTGTTTCTGTTACAGCTGTGTGTCTGGTCCAGGTGTTTCTGTAGCAGCTGTGTGTCTGGTCCAGGTGTTTCTGTAGGCAGCTGTGTGTCTGGTCCAGGTGTTTCTGTTGAGACAGCTGTGTCTGCTCTCTATCTCCTCTATATCTTCTCTGTCTGCTCTAtgtcctctctgtctgctctatggtagagcatggtgtttgcaacgccagggttgtgcgttcgattcccacgggggaccagtacgatttttttttaatgaaatgtatgcattcactactgtaagtcgctctggataagagcgtctgctaaaatgactaaaatgtaaatatctgctctctgtctgctctctgtctgctctctgtctgctctctgtctgctctcggTGTGCTCTCTTTCTGCTGTATTTGTCTATGTGATGTGTAATGTATCTCTTTCTTTCTAATGATGTGGTtgagatgtagtgtgtgtgtgtgtgcgtgcgtgcgtgcgtatgcgtgcgtgcgtgtgtgtgcactaTATATCATGTGTAATATGTGTGTTATTGCCTCTATCTCTAGCTGGTCCTGGTCCATCTTCTCTCAATGTGGTGGAGAGCTGCTGTGAGGTGGGCCAGAGATGGGCATCAGAGAACCAACACTGTAACAACATGCCTTTGTTGAAGGACGATAAACACTCTGTCtgcaggtgagtctgcaccaccaggacctagtgtaatatggtgttagtctccaccaggacctagtgtaatatggtgttagtctgcaccaccaggacctagtgtaatatggtgttagtctgcaccaccaggacctagtgtaatatggtgttagtctgcaccaccaggacctagtgtaatatggtgttagtctgcaccaccaggacctagtgtaatatggtgttagtctccaccaccaggacctagtgtaatatggtggtagtctgcaccaccaggacctagtgtaatatggtggtagtctgcaccaccaggacctagtgtaatatggtgttagtctgcaccaccaggacctagtgtaatatggtgttagtctgcaccaccaggacctagtgtaatatggtgttagtct from Salmo trutta chromosome 16, fSalTru1.1, whole genome shotgun sequence includes these protein-coding regions:
- the fbln2 gene encoding fibulin-2 → MAGPPPVEQTLYQSALVILLLSVSGSLGQKDCTGVDCPDLSNCIEEHLEAEACCTTCVQTGCTCEGYQYYDCVHAGFKNGHVPEGQSYFVDFGSTECSCPEGGGRIGCHFMPCPDVPANCIEVSEPADGCVTCERVGCVHDNQKYEAGHFFHLVACEACHCPSDGGQLMCYPVPDCDPSNPGDPHKPMLATIQEGHPGHPTYPTIRPYLTQDKLRETERDRHAKPPYLTQDKLRETERDRHTKPPYNTQETQAIGVPLYNRPPYPFNGPKRPPSNSPHVLPFPFDAPIPSHHLPLFKPDHMTEDRDYDYLTTDASEPPVKDLAFPTPSSSLISVSYPGTRETQPRHDRGNSKSYDKPNDWADNGYGSEGYDSRDKHELREIYGVHEPTTDSMVTDRVGLRDRLGQTDRLGQTDRLGQTDRLGQTDRSTETDRSQRIGRVKLTDKLKKTDRLMTFELYKAITDGFGETGSPVTDSPVTAEQTTSSQLEDITVETTSTWNRPSESQIHPHSQGARAGDALESWDRGMEGEQEEEEEEEERVDSLENTTGPGWRDVSYDVDLDKKGRRGGGEEERERREEEREKSTPSNHVKVAGVREPGSHQDNTAVEHSTTSPRRNQDHTAVEHSTTSPRSHQDNTTVEHSTTSPRRNQDNTTVEHSTTSPRRNQDHTTVEHSTTSPRRNQDNTTVEHSTTSPRRNQDHTTHRKPHHRTLTRKPDHYTTPKEYEVHTDRTIYPRLPDHHTVRTTTPRELDVHTDRTTIPRQAEHHSLNRQPDHHTLTRKPDPHAVRTTTPRELNHHTTHRQPDPHHPAPRDPEQHHTPPRVRFSPTSQPSLRVSADLGHYGSEPLHKQSQTLFNLQSNDAEDHEKEEEERGYVPVFLPKTQEAGPGPSSLNVVESCCEVGQRWASENQHCNNMPLLKDDKHSVCSISQQQCCQNILKETRCLAGITVAKGGDRCEVDQESRCAVDSYQVCCSCCVLGLALHAEGRGCDAHQYLGDPCGHVLLTCCEEEGLSPNPNKTQRKKEMPRPTALSEKDVNECVTSTHSCQASERCVNTVGSFVCERTVTCPAGYQLRNEVCEDIDECMVRSHNCGQRFECENTEGSFLCNPKQRCLPGFTQDSHGNCIDINECSSLSDPCSAGFHCINTVGSYTCQRKVIMCSQGYHSSPDGTRCIDVDECQTGNHGCGEGQICHNLPGSYRCDCQTGYLYDSLRQVCSDVNECWSYPGRLCAQTCENSPGSYQCSCTAGFSLAFDGKNCEDLNECDSSPCGQECANIYGSYQCYCRQGFYLKEDGHTCEDIDECSQSIGNLCVFQCVNVPGSYQCACPPNGYTMSTTGHTCRDIDECTTGGHNCSTEQTCSNVQGGFRCLSFSCPPYYRKVSDTRCERSGCPANSVDCQTSPLRITYYQLSFQTNIVIPAQIFRIGPSPAYRGDNIAISITHGNEENYFSTRKLNSFTGAVYLQRQVRQPRDFLIDVEMKLLRQGAFTTFLARIYVFITSNTL